The Streptococcus sp. 29896 genome includes a region encoding these proteins:
- a CDS encoding phospho-sugar mutase has protein sequence MTYQETYQTWLDFAGLPDYLRKELVAMDEKTKEDAFYTNLEFGTAGMRGYIGAGTNRINVFVVRQATEGLAKLVESKGEEAKKRGVAIAYDSRHFSPEFAFESAQVLAAHGIKSYVFESLRPTPELSFAVRHYNAIAGIMVTASHNPKEFNGYKVYGEDGGQMPPADADALTNFIRAIDNPFTVELADLEASKENGLITVLGEETDVKYLEELKDLNINPELIAEYGKDMKIVYTPLHGTGEMLARRALAQAGFESVQVVEAQATADPDFSTVASPNPESQAAFALAEELGREVGADVLLATDPDADRVGVEVRQADGSYWNLSGNQIGAIIAKYILEAHKQAGTLPANAALAKSIVSTELVTKIAESYGATMFNVLTGFKFIAEKIQEFEEKHNHTYMFGFEESFGYLIKPFVRDKDAIQAVLMVAEIAAYYRSRGRTLADGIDEIFKEYGYFAEKTISVTLSGKDGAEQIKAIMAKFRDNSPAQFNATDIAVFEDFALQTKTDKDGNVEKLTTPPSDVLKYTLADDSWFAVRPSGTEPKIKFYIATVGETLAEAEAKIANIEKEINEFVG, from the coding sequence ATGACTTATCAAGAAACCTATCAAACATGGCTCGACTTTGCGGGCCTTCCAGATTACTTGCGTAAAGAATTAGTCGCAATGGATGAAAAAACAAAAGAAGACGCCTTCTATACAAATCTTGAATTTGGTACAGCTGGTATGCGTGGCTATATTGGCGCTGGTACCAACCGTATCAACGTATTCGTAGTCCGTCAAGCTACTGAAGGTTTGGCAAAATTGGTAGAATCAAAAGGTGAAGAAGCTAAAAAACGTGGTGTTGCCATCGCTTACGACTCACGTCACTTCTCTCCAGAATTTGCCTTTGAATCAGCTCAAGTTTTGGCAGCACATGGTATCAAATCCTATGTATTTGAAAGCCTACGTCCAACTCCTGAGTTGTCATTCGCTGTACGACATTACAATGCCATCGCAGGTATCATGGTAACTGCCAGCCACAACCCGAAAGAATTCAACGGCTACAAGGTTTATGGTGAAGACGGCGGACAAATGCCACCAGCTGATGCAGATGCTCTTACTAACTTCATCCGTGCCATCGACAATCCATTTACAGTTGAATTGGCTGACCTTGAAGCAAGTAAGGAAAATGGCTTGATTACAGTTCTTGGCGAAGAAACTGACGTTAAATATCTTGAAGAACTCAAAGACCTCAACATCAACCCTGAATTGATTGCTGAATACGGTAAAGACATGAAGATTGTCTACACACCGCTTCATGGTACTGGTGAAATGTTGGCTCGTCGTGCACTTGCACAAGCTGGTTTTGAGTCTGTTCAAGTTGTTGAAGCGCAGGCAACTGCTGACCCTGACTTCTCTACTGTCGCTTCACCAAACCCAGAAAGCCAAGCTGCATTTGCCCTTGCAGAAGAACTCGGCCGTGAAGTCGGTGCAGATGTCCTTCTTGCAACTGACCCAGATGCTGACCGTGTTGGTGTTGAAGTTCGTCAAGCTGACGGTTCATACTGGAACCTCTCTGGTAACCAAATCGGCGCTATCATTGCTAAGTACATCCTTGAAGCCCACAAGCAAGCAGGCACACTTCCTGCAAACGCTGCCCTTGCTAAGTCAATCGTATCCACTGAGTTGGTAACTAAGATTGCTGAAAGCTACGGCGCTACCATGTTCAACGTCTTGACTGGTTTCAAATTCATCGCTGAGAAAATCCAAGAGTTCGAAGAAAAACACAACCATACTTACATGTTTGGTTTTGAAGAAAGCTTTGGTTATCTCATCAAACCATTCGTGCGTGACAAGGATGCTATCCAGGCTGTGCTTATGGTTGCTGAAATTGCTGCCTACTACCGTTCACGTGGCAGGACCTTGGCTGACGGTATCGATGAAATCTTCAAAGAATATGGCTACTTTGCTGAGAAAACAATCTCTGTTACTCTTTCTGGTAAAGACGGTGCAGAACAAATCAAGGCAATCATGGCTAAATTCCGCGATAACTCACCTGCACAATTCAACGCAACGGACATCGCAGTCTTTGAAGACTTTGCCCTTCAAACCAAAACAGATAAAGATGGAAACGTTGAAAAACTCACTACTCCTCCATCAGATGTCTTGAAATACACCTTGGCAGATGATTCTTGGTTTGCAGTTCGTCCTTCAGGAACAGAACCAAAAATCAAATTCTACATCGCAACCGTTGGCGAAACCCTAGCTGAAGCAGAAGCAAAAATCGCTAATATCGAAAAAGAAATCAACGAATTCGTTGGCTAA
- the mutY gene encoding A/G-specific adenine glycosylase gives MLDLKKYGVTMWEEEKIKSFRKALLDWYDANKRDLPWRRTRDPYAIWVSEIMLQQTRVDTVIPYYERFLHHLPTIRDLAVAEEEVILKLWEGLGYYSRVRNMQKAAQQMVEQFDGQFPRTYEEIASLKGIGPYTAGAIASIAFDLPEPAVDGNVMRVLSRLFEVNHDIGVPANRKIFQGMMDILIDPDRPGDFNQALMDLGSDIEAPVNPRPEDSPVKAFSAAYLNGTMGKYPIKAPKKKPVPVAYQGMIIRNQHNEFLLEKNQSSQLLAGFWSFPLLEKGAVLDKQVSLFEVAEEPVQPDTRQSFTDQYGLIVDWQDEEFSPVQHIFSHRKWLIDLTEGIATAGSLPADRELKWVAVVDFHSYPFAKPQQKMWESYLATKNKK, from the coding sequence ATGTTAGATTTGAAAAAATACGGAGTGACCATGTGGGAGGAGGAGAAAATCAAATCCTTCCGCAAGGCGCTTTTAGATTGGTATGATGCCAACAAGCGTGATTTGCCTTGGCGTCGCACACGAGATCCCTATGCAATCTGGGTGTCGGAAATCATGTTGCAACAGACACGGGTTGATACCGTCATTCCTTACTACGAACGCTTTTTGCACCATTTACCAACCATTCGAGATTTGGCGGTGGCAGAAGAGGAGGTCATTCTCAAACTCTGGGAAGGTCTGGGCTATTATTCTCGCGTCCGTAATATGCAAAAGGCAGCTCAGCAAATGGTGGAGCAGTTCGATGGTCAGTTTCCACGGACTTACGAAGAGATTGCTAGCCTCAAGGGAATTGGGCCCTACACTGCGGGAGCCATTGCCAGTATTGCCTTTGACCTGCCTGAGCCAGCTGTTGACGGTAATGTCATGCGAGTCTTGAGCCGACTTTTTGAAGTCAATCACGATATCGGAGTGCCTGCCAATCGCAAGATTTTCCAAGGCATGATGGACATCCTGATTGACCCAGACAGACCAGGCGACTTTAACCAAGCCCTCATGGATCTGGGATCAGACATTGAGGCACCTGTCAATCCACGACCAGAAGATAGTCCCGTCAAAGCCTTTAGCGCCGCCTACCTCAACGGCACCATGGGCAAGTATCCGATTAAGGCACCCAAGAAAAAGCCAGTCCCCGTTGCCTATCAAGGCATGATTATCCGCAACCAGCACAATGAATTTCTCCTAGAAAAAAATCAAAGCAGCCAACTGCTTGCAGGTTTCTGGTCCTTTCCACTTTTGGAAAAAGGGGCGGTCCTAGACAAACAAGTCTCCCTCTTTGAAGTTGCAGAAGAGCCTGTTCAGCCAGATACAAGGCAGAGCTTTACAGACCAGTATGGACTGATAGTCGACTGGCAGGATGAAGAATTTTCCCCCGTTCAACACATATTCAGCCACCGCAAATGGCTGATTGACTTGACAGAAGGGATCGCCACCGCAGGCAGTCTCCCCGCCGATCGCGAACTCAAATGGGTAGCAGTAGTTGATTTTCATTCCTACCCATTCGCGAAGCCCCAACAGAAGATGTGGGAATCCTATTTGGCAACTAAAAATAAGAAATAA
- a CDS encoding PaaI family thioesterase codes for MNDIKKELQGFRLKPIQVLDEYSIVDVQPGKVVMETTVKNDSLNPYQMAHGGYHFTLADSVAGLTVYSLGYYAVTLQSNINYMKAAKLGDCLTISGKCQHDGRTTKVIDVLIQNQDAESIIKASFTMFVTREVGSKKN; via the coding sequence ATGAATGATATAAAAAAAGAACTGCAGGGTTTTCGATTAAAACCTATTCAGGTTTTAGATGAATATAGCATAGTCGATGTTCAGCCAGGAAAGGTTGTCATGGAGACGACAGTTAAAAATGATTCCTTAAATCCATACCAAATGGCACATGGAGGCTATCATTTTACACTTGCTGATTCAGTTGCAGGCTTGACAGTGTATAGCTTGGGATACTATGCAGTCACCCTTCAATCAAACATTAACTATATGAAAGCTGCCAAGCTAGGGGATTGCTTAACAATAAGTGGCAAATGCCAACATGATGGACGGACTACAAAGGTTATTGATGTCCTGATTCAAAACCAGGATGCTGAATCCATCATTAAAGCCAGTTTTACAATGTTTGTTACCAGAGAAGTAGGAAGCAAAAAGAACTAG
- a CDS encoding ECF transporter S component has product MKNKKSNQVATLAIFIAIMIVLESISQAIFSAFVLPIKPTITHIPVIVASIIYGPKIGAQLGGFMGVMSMIRNTILLGPVSYIFSPFVENGNFYSILIAVLPRILIGITPFYVYKAMSNRTGLALAAATGTLTNTLFVLSGIFFLFGSVYAGNIQALLASIVSFNTLAELIISISLVLAIVPVLQKVKK; this is encoded by the coding sequence GTGAAAAATAAAAAATCCAATCAAGTTGCAACCCTAGCTATTTTTATTGCCATTATGATTGTTCTTGAATCCATCAGTCAAGCTATCTTTTCAGCTTTTGTTCTCCCTATTAAACCAACCATTACCCATATTCCAGTCATCGTTGCCAGTATCATCTATGGTCCAAAGATTGGAGCACAGTTGGGAGGCTTCATGGGGGTTATGAGTATGATTCGCAACACTATCTTGCTGGGTCCCGTGAGTTATATTTTCTCTCCATTTGTAGAAAATGGTAATTTCTATTCCATTCTCATCGCAGTTCTTCCTCGTATCCTCATCGGGATTACCCCATTCTATGTCTATAAAGCCATGTCAAACCGCACGGGATTGGCTTTGGCTGCTGCAACTGGAACTTTGACAAATACCTTGTTTGTTCTTTCAGGTATCTTCTTCCTGTTCGGATCCGTCTATGCTGGCAATATTCAAGCTCTCCTAGCTTCAATTGTTTCCTTCAATACCTTGGCAGAGTTGATTATTTCTATCAGTCTTGTTTTGGCCATTGTTCCGGTTTTACAGAAAGTTAAAAAATAA